gTAAATCGTTCCGTAGTTGATTCCTATGTCCTGGATGCTGAGTCCCGAGTCCTGAATCCCTGAATTGTGGTGCTGCAATATCCTTCCCTTGGTCCTCGATTGCCTCTGCCCACCTCACATATGCCGCATTTTTGCACCACAACAATTCGGTTGGCACAGCTCATTGTCTTCTTCGGGTGTTCCCTGGTACACCAGTATGTACATGGCCATGTCTATATGGTATGCTCCTGGCTCCGGcggcaattgcaattgctcACAAGTTATCCCAAGTGGAAATTGCTCGCTTTGCCAgccgttgttgttggtgtCTGGCCTGGCAAATcgcaataaaacaaaagtgatTGTCAAGTGAATGCGTTTGTACTCCCACAGCACATATACAGACCTATATAGCTATGGATATTGCGGTTGGTATCCTCTCCTGGCCGTAATATGCAATTCATCATGTGCGCTCGGCTGCGTAATTCGGAGTGATTAAAATGGTTATTCATATGCACTTGATTGATGGATGCGAGGGTGTTATTATTGTAATCGACAGATTTGCgctcggatcggatcggatcggcgGGCATGGTAATTGAAATGTGCTGATATTTCTGGGACTGCCTTTCGCCGGAGACACGCTTCTTTTTAAATGCTTCACAAACATAACTACGTTCCGTTTAAGCAGTTCCTTCCGCCGCAAAGCCACACGCAATTTTCGACCAACACGCAGGTAGTTAATTAAGGGTGTGAACTGGTTGAGTTATGCGTGGACTTCCAGAACCCCCATATTTCCCCCGACTGGCGGAGGACAGCCGAATGGGCAGTAAATAATTCATTAGCGGCTTTTAACAATACATTTTTGCTGGCCACGCTAAATGACCTTTCCGGCCAGCTCCTCTTCTATGCACGGAGAAAAATTATGagataaaattatttaaatgaggTACTTTTAAGATAATACGGTATATTTTAAATCAACTAGCTGCACGCATTATTACTCCAAAATTCTCAGTGGATTCTAACGCcatgtattttttttagttggacacttattttaatgaagcGGCAGCTAATTAGCTGCATCGGCTGTGACCTCTGAACCGCTGCCTTCATTAGAGCAGGAATTCGGCGCATTGTATTTTCTCGCATGGCCGCGATAAGAAATGCCGATAAGAGATTGCCTTACCACCTGCGCATTACAGCAAACAGTGCTATTTTATTCTTGTACTTTTTAAACATTTCGCAGCGGTTGgcaaattaaaacgaaataacTCTTCATCAGGGTCCGCGGCAGGTCCCCTCGCCAAAAAAAGCATATACACTCACGTAAACCGAGGGCAGGAAATGTGctataattgaaaaatgtggTAACAAGACGCtccaccaccgcaccaccgcaccaccgcaccaccgcaccacctGAGCCACCACCGTGTCAGGCCTAATGAATGCCTCACTTTTTCCGTgtcttttggcttttgcccTGTTTTTGCATAACACGCAAGGAGTGTGTCAGGTTTTTGGTGGCACGGATGGATATTTGCTCGGCGGGGTGATAAATGCTCATCAGCTTTAAGGCTGCGCTGGCAATTAACTTTTACAATGTTGTTGAAACGTAATCAAGTTGTCAGCGGCAAAAAGCCGACTTGGCTCGCAAATTATACTCCTAATTACGCGAAAGTTTTCTTAGCGCGGAAATTCCCTGGGCCACAAGCTGTCAGCAGTCTAAAGACAATACCGAAAAGCGGCCAAAAGTGGCGAAAAGCGGGTGGCTTCGACGGGGAAAATCCACTCTCATTGGCTAATCCTGTGGGATCCATTCGACTAATGCCCTGCCGCAGTTTCCCCCTCCAAGTGCTCGATTCAAATGTCTCTCAGTTGTCATAACAAACTTGGGGACTTCAATCAGGCCCTTCGCTATGGAGTTGTACAGAGAGAAACAAGTCCAGGAatcgtttttgatttatgaATATTGACTAGACATTAGGGAAATCTgaagaaaactattttaaaatatggGATAGGTgataaagtttatttataatagCCTAAAATTCTATAatgatacaaaaaaaaaattcacacATAAATATGTTGAAATGACCTACAGATAATGATTAAGTATGTTTAAGCTAGGATAACATTGGTGGctaattaatttgccaaacatttcagattgaaaaatattttttcctatgtagtttttacatttttgccattttattcCTTTGAACAAAGCTGAAAGGCATTAGCTCCCCCTAAAGTCTTGAATTACTGTTGCCGAGAATTGACAATAAGCGgcataaatttgaaattttatttttatcgcaTTGCAATTTTCATCCGGGCCGCTTTTCATTTCCTCTCAAGGTTTTCCTCTTCGTTTGGTAGCTCTTGTGCGTTTTAAGCCACATTTAAGATACTTGGCTGGTATTATTGACTTTTGAGTTGATAAAGTGCCATAAATGTCACCCCATCAAAAGCGGGGAGCAGTCGAGGCAAAGGTAAAAGGTAAAGGTAACTCAAAGGTAAAAATACGCGACGCTTCTGggggttgttgttgttgtcctgGTTGACCTGGAAAAGGGAAGGAGATAAATGCGGTTGCTTGCCAGGATAATGCGCCTCAACTCAATTGGGAATTTCAAAAGTAAAGTTGAATTTCATGTTCGGCTGCGGCAATTGTCACAGATGGTTTAATTGAAGTAATTACATACGAGACCCGTCAGGATTTGCCCCTCCACTGACACTTTTcacttattattttattatattatatatgtatgtatgtatatgtatatatgtgttaGTACTAAGCAGCATCATCATAATCCAGCCATTTGGGGTTTGGGCGGAAAAGGGTTAATTGAgttgtttgccattgttttaTCTGCTTTTCCGCCACTTTGCCTTTACGACTCCTCTAATGAGCTAATGACAACAGTGTGTAAATATGAACCAAAAGAAAACCGGAAGGGTGGACACGTATTTataccaaaacattttaagtgggtttttgttggttttttcgGCTATTTTTTAGGAGGCTGCCGCTTAGGGGTTTGAAAGCGGGTTAAACTGGTTACTGACCTATTAGGGATCATTAAAGAAAGCTGTCATGCTGGCTAAATTTAGTTCTCCCAACGAATTGAACAGAATTTTCCTACgtattgaataaatattttatcgtCATATTGTTTACGCGCCTATCAATAAATTCGTACCCAACATACATCTGGGCAAACAGTGGAACTTCTTCTTTTGAGCAGTATAAAAAGCTGCACAGCAGCCACAGCCTCAAGCACTCTTAGTAATTGCACCATTAATCCTCTAAGATGATCCATACTATCCTTGTGGCAGCAATCctagtgggcgtggcccaaGGCACATTCATCCTTAAGCCCCAAAATCCGGTGGAGCAGACCACCAAGTGCCAGATCTACTGGCGGGAACACGCCTGGGCGCTCGAAGATTGTGTGTGCCGGGTCTTCCAGAACGGCTGTCTTCTGGCCGAGGAGAGTAATCGGCGGGAAAATGATGGAAAGACACGTAagatatttagatatttattCACTTATATTTAGTTCAAGCTTACTTTTGGTGGGCGATTTTTATTGTTCAGCGCTGATTCCGGTCACTAAAGATGTGTGCCAGAAGTTCATCAAGCGAAAGTGCCTCCTTGGATGGCCTGTGGTGGCCAAGTTCCCCAATTCGTCTCCATGCGACTGCAATGGCAAGGAAGGCAGTCTGGAGATCAAGAAGTTTAAAAGTCTGTGCGAATTGCAGAAGTACGCAGCTGAATGCAACAAACGTAAGTTGATGTTTATTTGAGAATAAAAGAAGTCATAACCATTTTCCAATCGATGTATTATAGCCTACATCAGCTACTCAAGGTGTTAAAAGATGACTGGCAAATGACATCTGAAGAATCTTACTACCTCAAACGACTCTTgttaaagcaaataaataaacatttaaacgCACCACacttttttgatattttagtCTAAAGAGTCGATTGACTTAGCTCCTAAAACATTGcattctttctttattttataagGAGTCATTACTTAAGTTTTTTAGAGTCTGTTTTTAGGAACCTGCGTGATTAAGCTTTATTTTGAGTGGAAAATTTCCGGCTGTTTATTTTGGTTATGTCAAGGTTATTCGCGTAGAGATAAAAGACCACGTTCTGCAAACACTTTACTTTCAGATGCATTATGTCAATAAAGTACTTTTCCACAACTGCTAAAACAGTGGAgtgtatttaatataaataggCTAATGAATTGTTAAGAGCCAGTTATATTCTTAGTACCTTTCAAGACAtgttcaattttaaattgcttcttttgttgttggccgtTTCGAGGTTTCACCCTGGACTAGCTGTTCAGGATGTTAAAACCGAAGAAGAAACAGTAGCAGAATctgaaactaaaactgaagctgaaactgaaactgaagttaaaactgaaactgaagctgaagctgaaccTACACTACAGCTTGAAGCTGAGTCCAAATCCAAAGTAAAGCGTAACTCCACATGCGCGTCAAGGAATTGCAATATTTACTACAGGAACTACCAATGGGCTCTTCAAGATTGTGTGTGCCGTTGTTTCCAAAACGAATGTCTCATGGAAATCGAGAACGAACAGCGCCGAAGAGATTGCAAAACCCGTACGTAAATTAACCAGTTAAgaaaatcatattttatttatgcattgtATATGCAGCCCTTGTGCCTGTTTCGGAGGATCTCTGCCGCTCGTTCATCAGCAAAAAGTGTAGCGTGGGCTTCCCCGTGGTTGCTGAGTTCCCCATTCCAGCTCCTTGTGGATGCAACCGAAAGCCAGGATCCATTGCCACCGAGCGATTTTACAGCCTGTGCCACCTGCTGAAATTCTCATCCGAGAACTCAAAGCGTAAGTTCCAAGGGTTAGTTGATAATCCTGagtaatatttacattttgtatCCTTACAGCATTCCTCGCTTATTCTTATTGTTGGCCGTTCTAATTGAAAGGGATTCAGCTGGATTACGTTTCGAACTtctttgtttcttttattgttttgttatttattcatttaaagGGCGATGGTATATGCTAAATAAGgcagttattattgttatttcctaataaaaatatttttaaaggcaACAAGtgttttaatataattatgttGACAATTGTGTAATACAtcttttaaatacaaaattaccATTTTCTGACCATATAAGTTTTTGGGCAGATCGAAAGATATTTACAAtactaaaaaaagaaaaaatataaaatcattttacaaaagtatgggcgtggcagatttgagcgatttgtgggcgtaggagtgggcgtggcagcatgtGTCAAcaagcttgcgctgcgtctatgtctctggagtcttcatgcttaatctgaatgtctagcttttgtagttccctaaatctcgacgttcatacggacggacagacaggcatggccagatcgacttggctattgatcctaatcaagaatatatataagttatatggtcggaaacgcttccttctgcccgttACGTACTTTTtaaccttttactctacgagtaacggatataatTACTTGCTTCTTAGGGACGGTGCACCATATTTTCaacactttaatttatttatatatttctgttttggtttcgaaCTTCAAGTTAAGGAAAGCAGTTCATATTTTACTCTATATAAGCagttaaaattatattttatatttgaacaagttacaaataaatacttaaaagaaataaatagcAGTACAAAGTGTTATCCACCATATCGCCtataaatttaaagcaaacatatattattggtaaaaaaaaaacatggtGCAGAACCACTGTTTACTTAATCAGCAGTGATAGCCCAAAATAGATCAACAGATCAACTGTTCAAATAATGCAATACCCCTAGGACCTATAAAGAGTAGATCATTCTTTTACCTTGGCACAGTTTCAAGTTGACTACAATTTCTCCAGCCGTTTGCAATGTTCAATATAAAGTTAATCATCCTGGTTGCCCTGACCATCTCCATGGTGCAGAGCTGTTTCATTGAGGAGCCCGAAGAGGTGCAGTGTGGAAGTGGCAAGCCCCAGTGCGTCTCCTGCGGATCCAGGTCCAGCGGATCCAGGTCCTGCGGATGTGAATGCAATCCCTGTCGATGTGCTTCCTCTTGTGGGTGTGGCTGCAAGGATTAATCCAGAACTCCAGGTAGGTCTAACACGAAAGAGGTGTAgcatatttcattaatataCCCGAATTCCAGGATTCTTTGCTCCAATCTTCCACGGGACTTTGCCCTCagaaaacttttgtttttaaaattgtttgcttttccttATCATTAAAGTACTGGTACATTTTGCAAACTTTCATCTTTTCGCACTTTGTGCGCTCAATTGTAAAGGGAGCGGTACAATGAGCAGACAATCATTTTCATTGCATTGATCACTTTTTTATTCATATTCGTTCACTCGTTGGCAAAGTAATTCCTTTGTTTTTCCACCTCGCTTTCCTGATTTCCCCAGTtccgaaaatggaaaacaaaaggaaaagtaATCATATCGGGACCTCTTCTCCGCCATTTCCCTCGTGTACATCTCGTTTGCACTTTTCTACGTGAATTGCTTCCTTTGTCCTTCTAGTTGGAGACCTGCAGTATTTAATTTCAGTTGAAGCTCTGTCTTCAAAAAGAAGAATTACAGAGAGAGAGCGGTTTTATTTAACCTTGgtacaatatttattatatatagcACACCCATTGGTTCAAATTGGCGTACCTGTCCATGCTCCTCCTAGTATCCTTCATATAGGGATACAGATGGTGAGCGGCAGGATGCCTTCGCCTAATAGCCGTAAAAGCCTTATCGAGTCATTTAGAATGAAAacaagcaattaaaatgatgAATATGCAATAAACGTGAATTGTGTATACAGACAGACTCGCTGGCGACAACTCATACATTTTATATGCTAATGAGcggcacacaaaaataaaggAGTCGAATTTTTGGGGAGTAAAATGAAAGGAATAAGTCGAACATACATTTGCTTAATGAAAATAGCGCcattaaaatgtgaaaaacaaCTTTAGATACCGAAATTGGAAACACGGCGACGTCTGGCAATTAAAAGGATACGAATGGAACAAGCTCCTATTAACTACCCGCTGTgatgttgaatatttatgcgttgtgtctatataaatatatatatatacatttgtatatatccACATGATCACCTAGCAAATTAGAGATTAACACGCATGTGTCGTCCTTTTTGGGCCGTCCTTTTGTCATTTGGTTCATTGACCGCCGCAGTGGCAATAAAAGTAAATGGATCTGAAAACTTGGCGGCCGGTTTTATAACTTAACGAATTAGAGCAATTTGAGAAGAACTATAAAAACGTCCGGAAAACCGCAGAGGTATGTTAAAAATTTTTGGAGAAAATTTCCAGCGGCGCGTGCCGTTTCACTCGGGCAAGGTGGGCCGCAGCGAAAGAACCAAGGGGTGTGTTTAATAGGCCACGACGGACATTAGAACGCGAAAGGGAGGATCCATATCAGTGGAAAATTAAGTGCAGTTCGAGGACttaaaaattggaaaattggaATTGGGGGGAATGGCAGGACACACCCGTGCCAGTTCATAATTGCTGCGTCTTGTGCAATGCAAAcatgttaattaatttgagGCCTACGCGCCTGTCAGTTGTCAGTTGCTTGTTGTTTGGGCAGCGCATCTTGGCCTAAACCGATGCAGCGCGGGTCAACTCGGGTCGGGTCAACAACTTAATTATAGTGCTTAGTGTGTATTTTGCATTTCAGCGtccaatttattatttgtttctCCAATTGCTTGACCCGCCACGCCCCGCACTAATTTGATAATTGCAattgcgtgtgtgtgcattgGCGGTCGGCGGCTCATAAGCCCGTCTGATGGGTTAATTGGcctttaatttgttgcaaatttACCGCGGGGTCAGTAATGGCCGCCCAATATATGTAGTGTCCAACACAATGTTCGAATTACATTTACAGCTGTACTGGATCTCCATGAAATATTGTGGTTTAGCAGTAGCGTTTTAAATGTGATTTGCATTAGCCAAAGAGTTTGGCACACAATCCCTTTGCCGGAAATTAGTCGCACCCAAAACTTGgtaagccaaataaaatggcTGAGTGACAAGTGGCTAAACGAAATTGATTGATGAGACAGCCGCTGAATCGAGCTAAAACTTTGACACAGGATCTCCGGGCGGATATAACTGCCAGGATGCGGGGATTCAATCTCTGCAGCGCTGTGCGGATCCTTATCATGAGTCCTTTTGGCACGATTCGTACAAATATTGTGACAGGAAAGGGGTCGGTCACGAATGTAAATGTATTGACATTAATGTAGCAATTGTCAAAGGATTTATTAACAATCCTGCGAGAGAGGGGGGTGAAATCGAGGGGTGCGGAGCCACTGTGGTGGTGGCTCTAAGTGCTATCAATCATTTGATTGATATTAATGAGCTGAAATTTGCATTATTCCGATGAGGATCACATGTTTAGTCGTTGCTGACTTTTGGGAGCGAGTGTTTGCCA
This genomic stretch from Drosophila yakuba strain Tai18E2 chromosome 3R, Prin_Dyak_Tai18E2_2.1, whole genome shotgun sequence harbors:
- the LOC6535436 gene encoding salivary glue protein Sgs-5, which translates into the protein MFNFKLLLLLLAVSRFHPGLAVQDVKTEEETVAESETKTEAETETEVKTETEAEAEPTLQLEAESKSKVKRNSTCASRNCNIYYRNYQWALQDCVCRCFQNECLMEIENEQRRRDCKTPLVPVSEDLCRSFISKKCSVGFPVVAEFPIPAPCGCNRKPGSIATERFYSLCHLLKFSSENSKPFLAYSYCWPF
- the LOC6535435 gene encoding salivary glue protein Sgs-5, with product MIHTILVAAILVGVAQGTFILKPQNPVEQTTKCQIYWREHAWALEDCVCRVFQNGCLLAEESNRRENDGKTPLIPVTKDVCQKFIKRKCLLGWPVVAKFPNSSPCDCNGKEGSLEIKKFKSLCELQKYAAECNKPYISYSRC
- the LOC26534672 gene encoding keratin-associated protein 5-6, which gives rise to MFNIKLIILVALTISMVQSCFIEEPEEVQCGSGKPQCVSCGSRSSGSRSCGCECNPCRCASSCGCGCKD